The Chlamydiales bacterium genome has a segment encoding these proteins:
- a CDS encoding phosphoribosyltransferase, whose translation MLFKDRRDAGKQLTRLLLNYQNDKSALVVGLARGGVVTAFEIAKGLELPLAALVVRKIGAPGNSELGIGALSETGETVFNEELIAATGASREYLKQSVERESKLAAERSLLYRRKRPQAQFKNKTIILVDDGIATGSTMEVAIKSMRKAGAKKIILAVPVAAPDSLKRLKKQVDETICIAAPDPFYAVGNFYDLFPQTSDSDLLSLFDSI comes from the coding sequence ATGCTCTTTAAAGATCGGAGAGATGCGGGAAAGCAGCTGACCCGCCTATTGCTGAACTATCAGAATGATAAGAGCGCTCTTGTCGTGGGGCTCGCGCGCGGGGGTGTGGTTACCGCTTTCGAGATCGCTAAAGGTCTTGAGCTTCCACTCGCGGCACTTGTTGTGAGAAAGATTGGCGCTCCGGGGAATAGTGAGCTTGGAATCGGCGCTCTTTCAGAGACTGGCGAAACAGTTTTCAATGAGGAGCTGATCGCTGCAACTGGTGCTAGCCGAGAGTATCTTAAACAGAGTGTCGAAAGAGAGTCTAAACTCGCCGCAGAGCGCTCACTGCTCTATCGCAGGAAGAGGCCTCAGGCGCAGTTCAAAAACAAGACGATTATCCTAGTTGATGATGGGATCGCCACTGGATCCACGATGGAAGTCGCAATCAAATCGATGCGAAAAGCGGGCGCCAAGAAGATCATCCTCGCAGTTCCTGTTGCAGCGCCCGACTCGCTAAAGCGCCTGAAAAAACAGGTCGATGAGACCATCTGTATTGCAGCTCCCGACCCTTTTTACGCCGTCGGCAACTTCTACGACCTCTTCCCCCAAACCTCTGACTCCGACCTCCTCTCCCTCTTTGACAGCATTTAA
- a CDS encoding putative sugar O-methyltransferase produces MLRTELLNFFMRLLYLIPFAKNNCIFDKAGARSLNQAQPVLKQLNLNKLSDASGVKMWDCRGSHKVKLFFASGIIFLSLSISAVAVQPRCFQDNGIYPEHCKSLAQEEARFAHFKRDPLFTLFSENVSEKEGEAELKALVAKAPELLESVKQRRALDLVGDPRTFSYGAHGELSPAVLRYARVVADLKRHFGDLSSYRVVEIGGGYGGLCTLMHALAPPKSYALLDLPESLDLSQRYLRAQKIGGVELLPLSAKPEQVDLVISYLFFSECDRSLQTAYIEKILSQARAGYLICAPAHWKEIPYSEKEHKRVKPLAQQKLLSELKAHGIEAKVVNEEPASGKGHFILYWGDQRCSLKIGEMRESS; encoded by the coding sequence ATGCTACGCACCGAATTATTAAACTTTTTTATGAGACTGCTCTATCTAATACCATTTGCGAAAAATAACTGCATTTTTGACAAAGCCGGCGCCCGGAGTTTAAACCAGGCGCAGCCGGTGCTGAAGCAGCTCAACTTGAATAAGTTGAGCGATGCAAGCGGGGTTAAAATGTGGGACTGCCGGGGAAGTCATAAAGTGAAGTTGTTTTTTGCAAGTGGTATAATTTTCCTCTCTCTCTCCATTTCTGCGGTTGCAGTGCAGCCGCGCTGTTTTCAGGATAATGGGATCTATCCAGAGCATTGCAAGAGTCTCGCTCAAGAAGAGGCGCGCTTTGCCCATTTTAAACGAGATCCACTCTTCACTCTTTTTTCAGAGAATGTGAGCGAAAAAGAGGGGGAGGCAGAACTTAAAGCTCTTGTTGCGAAAGCGCCGGAGCTTCTCGAAAGTGTTAAACAGCGCCGCGCTCTTGATCTGGTGGGAGACCCTCGCACCTTCTCATACGGCGCACATGGAGAGCTCTCTCCTGCAGTTTTGCGCTATGCGAGAGTCGTCGCCGATCTAAAGCGCCATTTTGGCGACTTGAGCAGCTACAGAGTGGTTGAGATTGGAGGTGGGTATGGCGGCCTCTGCACGCTAATGCATGCGCTTGCGCCTCCCAAGAGTTATGCGCTGCTTGATCTGCCGGAATCCCTCGATCTCTCTCAGCGCTACCTGCGTGCGCAGAAGATAGGTGGCGTCGAGCTGCTGCCTCTCTCCGCGAAGCCGGAGCAGGTCGATCTTGTCATCAGCTACCTCTTCTTTTCGGAGTGCGACCGCAGCCTGCAAACTGCTTATATCGAGAAGATCTTGAGCCAGGCCAGAGCGGGCTATCTGATCTGCGCGCCTGCGCACTGGAAGGAGATCCCCTACAGCGAGAAGGAGCATAAGCGCGTGAAACCCCTCGCTCAGCAGAAGCTCTTGAGCGAACTGAAGGCGCATGGTATAGAAGCAAAGGTGGTGAATGAGGAGCCCGCCTCTGGCAAGGGCCACTTCATCCTCTACTGGGGAGATCAAAGATGCTCTTTAAAGATCGGAGAGATGCGGGAAAGCAGCTGA